In the Aliarcobacter cryaerophilus genome, one interval contains:
- a CDS encoding GspE/PulE family protein, which yields MRFNKNKIVPIYEDSISLKIAICPSSNIDKIKDNFIKIINFIEEKEHDILFILAHIEKRVNLHKSALKSISSNDDEKFTSYFLDELILYSIEQRASDIHIEKYQDLCLFKFRVDGRLRIFFSFDEELFRVFSSFVKLISNLDMTQIRLALDGRFSRNINDKKYDFRLSTMPTIQAESIVLRILDNKNIDKRLDDLGLSQNIYEDLKDVLKFTQGLILISGPTGSGKTTTLYSILKELNCDDKKIITVEDPIEYKIDSINQVPINNKVGLSFELVLKNILRQDPDIIFIGEIRDKFSLDIALQASLTGHLVLASIHSSSSVETITRLIDLKADPFLISTTLKAVMAQRLVLAHCKSCENGCKECNFTKFYDRTSIAEILKIDEQISSLIFNKASFNELKEYLKNINFKTILDDGKQKVKNSLTTLEEVYKVVNY from the coding sequence ATGCGTTTTAACAAAAATAAAATTGTTCCAATATATGAAGATAGTATTAGTTTAAAAATAGCTATTTGCCCTAGTTCAAATATAGATAAAATAAAAGATAATTTTATAAAAATTATAAATTTTATAGAAGAAAAAGAGCATGATATTCTTTTTATTTTAGCTCATATTGAAAAAAGAGTAAACTTGCATAAATCTGCATTAAAATCTATCTCTTCAAATGATGATGAGAAATTTACATCATATTTTTTAGATGAGTTAATTCTTTACTCAATTGAGCAACGAGCAAGTGATATTCACATTGAAAAGTATCAAGATTTGTGTTTGTTTAAATTTAGAGTTGATGGAAGATTAAGAATCTTTTTTAGTTTTGATGAGGAGTTGTTTAGAGTTTTTTCATCCTTTGTAAAATTAATTTCAAATCTAGATATGACACAAATTCGTTTGGCACTAGATGGAAGATTCTCAAGAAATATAAATGATAAAAAGTATGATTTTAGACTTTCAACAATGCCAACAATTCAAGCAGAATCAATTGTTTTAAGGATATTAGATAATAAAAATATAGATAAAAGATTAGATGATTTAGGTCTTAGTCAAAATATTTATGAAGATCTAAAAGATGTACTAAAATTCACTCAAGGTTTAATTTTAATTAGTGGACCAACAGGAAGTGGCAAAACTACAACTCTTTATTCAATTTTAAAAGAGCTAAATTGTGATGATAAAAAAATAATAACAGTTGAAGATCCTATTGAATACAAAATTGATAGTATAAATCAAGTTCCTATAAATAACAAAGTAGGACTTAGTTTTGAACTGGTATTAAAAAATATTTTAAGACAAGACCCAGATATTATTTTTATTGGCGAAATAAGAGATAAATTTTCACTTGATATTGCTCTTCAAGCATCATTAACAGGACATTTAGTACTTGCAAGTATTCACTCCTCAAGTTCTGTTGAAACTATTACAAGATTGATAGATTTAAAAGCTGACCCATTTTTAATCTCAACAACTCTTAAAGCAGTTATGGCACAAAGATTGGTTTTGGCTCACTGTAAGAGTTGTGAAAATGGTTGTAAAGAGTGTAACTTTACAAAATTTTATGATAGAACTTCTATTGCTGAAATTTTAAAAATTGATGAGCAGATATCCTCTTTGATATTTAACAAAGCTAGTTTTAATGAGTTAAAAGAGTATTTAAAAAATATAAATTTTAAAACAATTTTAGATGATGGGAAACAAAAAGTTAAAAATAGTTTAACCACTTTAGAAGAGGTTTATAAAGTGGTAAATTATTGA
- a CDS encoding type II secretion system F family protein has product MKKYRVKYQENGKIKVDIVDDDKLLFIKKSKNILEIKEINKIFNIFKKEIRIDNKKLAQLFYELNLMLKSNINISDALQILIKNRKEKKIVEFLKTINYAFSNSKPIKDELKRFKIDDTVKSFLQISQNSANLDLNIEAISTLLNETKDIKKSFYKAISYPIFLLISFLISIFIIFLFVVPNFKTIFAQSQNNLPIATKILLAMEDFFVNHTLFIIIMPFLVLFFIWIFYKISKSFSSFLDKFLFKTLPISSKIYQNFEFYKLFLMIDIMQKSKYEFHKAFETSRLLVKNKYLLDKIQIIDNLLQNGKTISYSFKNVDIFDDIVLNLLNTGEVSNSLELTIYEVKKIYKNRFDDSINFIILLIQPIFLLLMASLTLFIVLAIFTPIWDMGSMIR; this is encoded by the coding sequence ATGAAAAAATATAGAGTTAAATATCAGGAAAATGGGAAAATAAAGGTAGATATTGTCGATGATGATAAACTTTTATTTATTAAAAAATCCAAAAACATTTTAGAAATAAAAGAGATAAATAAGATATTTAATATATTCAAAAAAGAGATTAGAATTGACAATAAAAAATTAGCACAACTATTTTATGAGTTAAATTTGATGTTAAAATCAAATATAAATATAAGTGATGCTTTACAGATTTTGATAAAAAATAGAAAAGAGAAAAAAATTGTGGAGTTTTTAAAAACTATAAACTATGCATTTTCAAACTCTAAACCAATAAAAGATGAGTTAAAGAGGTTTAAAATAGATGATACTGTTAAATCATTTTTACAGATTTCTCAAAATAGTGCAAATTTGGATTTGAATATTGAGGCAATTTCTACTCTTTTGAATGAAACAAAAGATATAAAAAAGAGTTTTTATAAAGCTATTTCTTACCCAATATTTTTACTAATTAGTTTTTTAATATCAATTTTCATAATATTTTTATTTGTTGTTCCAAATTTTAAAACAATATTTGCACAATCACAAAATAACCTGCCCATTGCTACAAAAATTTTATTAGCTATGGAAGATTTTTTTGTAAATCATACACTTTTTATAATCATTATGCCTTTTTTAGTTCTTTTTTTTATTTGGATTTTCTATAAAATTAGCAAGAGTTTTAGCTCTTTTTTAGATAAGTTTTTGTTTAAAACTCTACCAATAAGTAGTAAAATATACCAAAATTTTGAATTTTATAAACTATTTTTAATGATTGATATAATGCAAAAATCAAAGTATGAGTTTCATAAAGCATTTGAAACTTCAAGGCTTTTAGTAAAAAACAAATATTTGTTGGATAAAATACAAATTATTGATAATTTATTACAAAATGGTAAAACAATTAGTTACTCATTTAAAAACGTAGATATTTTTGATGATATAGTTTTGAACCTTTTAAATACAGGTGAAGTTTCAAACTCTTTGGAACTTACAATTTATGAAGTTAAAAAGATATATAAAAATAGATTTGATGATAGTATAAATTTTATAATTTTATTGATACAGCCCATATTTCTTCTATTAATGGCAAGCTTAACTCTTTTTATAGTTCTTGCAATATTTACGCCGATTTGGGATATGGGAAGTATGATTAGATAA
- the corA gene encoding magnesium/cobalt transporter CorA, translated as MINCYVKKQHRLTVVEGVEYLNDIEDRKSVIWIDMLFPTMEEVKAIEGIFNIEFPTKQESEEIELSSRYWEEGNRIEINSYFLINDKKEPVNETVSFILQDELLISVRYKKLASFDASIKKLLASPREYKTGYSIFSQIIDIRIDADADIIENLGRDIAAIRKQAFNDDVENEDLLEQMSAFENLNMKIRENLTDKQRILNSLLKSQKISDDKSELPIMLKDIRSLIDHTNFNFERLDYLQNIFVGLLSVEQNKVIKIFTIVNVIFLPPTLVASIYGMNFEIMPELSWDYGYLFSVGIMILSAITPLIIFRKKGWI; from the coding sequence TTGATTAATTGTTACGTAAAAAAACAACACAGATTAACTGTAGTTGAAGGTGTTGAATATCTAAATGATATAGAAGATAGAAAAAGTGTTATTTGGATTGATATGCTTTTCCCTACTATGGAAGAGGTAAAAGCTATTGAAGGTATTTTTAATATTGAGTTTCCTACAAAACAAGAGAGTGAAGAGATTGAGCTTAGTTCTAGGTATTGGGAAGAAGGAAATAGAATAGAGATAAATAGTTATTTTCTTATAAATGATAAAAAAGAGCCTGTAAATGAGACGGTTTCTTTTATTTTACAAGATGAACTTTTAATATCTGTTCGATATAAAAAACTAGCAAGTTTTGATGCTTCAATTAAAAAACTTCTAGCAAGCCCAAGAGAGTATAAAACAGGATACTCTATATTTTCACAAATTATAGATATTAGAATTGATGCAGATGCTGATATTATAGAAAATTTAGGAAGAGATATTGCAGCTATTAGAAAACAGGCATTTAATGATGATGTAGAAAATGAAGATTTATTAGAACAGATGTCAGCATTTGAAAACTTAAATATGAAAATTAGGGAAAATCTTACAGATAAACAAAGAATTCTAAACTCTTTGTTAAAATCACAAAAGATTTCAGATGATAAAAGTGAACTTCCTATTATGTTAAAGGATATTAGGTCTTTGATTGATCACACTAATTTTAATTTTGAGAGACTTGATTATTTGCAAAATATTTTTGTGGGACTTCTAAGTGTTGAGCAAAATAAGGTTATAAAAATCTTTACTATCGTAAATGTTATTTTCCTACCTCCTACGCTAGTTGCGAGTATTTATGGTATGAACTTTGAGATTATGCCTGAGCTTAGCTGGGATTATGGATATTTATTTTCAGTTGGTATTATGATTTTATCAGCTATTACACCTTTGATAATCTTTAGAAAAAAAGGTTGGATATGA
- the folE gene encoding GTP cyclohydrolase I FolE, translated as MNKELEFENSIKNILNYIDEDVTREGLLDTPKRVRKAYEFMFSGYKLDPKEIIQKALFTSTNDEMVVVKDIEFYSFCEHHMLPIIGKAHVAYIPNGKVVGLSKIPRVVDVFARRLQIQEQMTEQICDALNEHLKPKGVAVIVDARHMCMEMRGVQKICSTTITSSLRGLFKSDKKTKDEFLSIVSASFQK; from the coding sequence ATGAATAAAGAGTTAGAGTTTGAAAATTCAATAAAAAATATTTTAAATTATATTGATGAAGATGTTACAAGAGAAGGGCTTTTAGATACTCCAAAAAGAGTTCGAAAAGCTTATGAATTTATGTTTAGTGGATATAAACTTGACCCAAAAGAGATTATTCAAAAAGCACTTTTTACATCTACAAATGATGAAATGGTTGTTGTAAAAGATATTGAGTTTTACTCATTTTGTGAGCATCATATGTTGCCAATTATTGGAAAAGCACATGTTGCATATATTCCAAATGGAAAAGTTGTTGGACTTTCAAAAATTCCTAGAGTTGTGGATGTTTTTGCAAGAAGATTACAAATTCAAGAACAAATGACTGAGCAAATTTGTGATGCATTAAATGAACATTTAAAGCCTAAAGGTGTTGCAGTTATTGTAGATGCAAGACATATGTGTATGGAGATGCGAGGAGTGCAAAAAATATGTTCTACAACTATAACTTCTTCTTTAAGAGGACTTTTTAAAAGTGATAAAAAAACAAAAGATGAGTTTTTGAGTATAGTTTCAGCTTCTTTTCAAAAGTAG